A DNA window from Litoribacterium kuwaitense contains the following coding sequences:
- a CDS encoding ABC transporter substrate-binding protein: MKEKIWFILIVAIGLLTGCGSNDPQAVAGESMNEENVAADQENVNAGDSDEKSSDENKSAFPRTISHVKGELTLEEKPQRIASVDIMITDYLLALDETPIVSEGVSTKQRSEIFAEYAEGKDITDLGGKVNMETIVAKAPDVMLMSSESRKVEKYDTFEAIAPTAVIDFSSGVRSRLQQVAELVGKEEKAEEILATFDQKVTQAKSVAEAHSNDTVLFLISNGKDFTVMHPDEFPVYYEEIGLTAPEGLPRAENGRIGIEALTTLAPDHIFIAENRRKMNAEDKLGLINVWQENPVWQGLNAVENHQVYVVDTLVGDTFFLGQVAGVEAIIEHLGE, translated from the coding sequence ATGAAAGAAAAAATATGGTTTATTTTGATTGTTGCAATAGGCTTGCTCACCGGATGTGGAAGCAATGATCCTCAAGCAGTCGCAGGTGAATCTATGAATGAAGAAAACGTAGCGGCTGATCAAGAGAATGTTAACGCTGGCGACAGTGATGAGAAGTCTTCGGATGAAAATAAATCAGCCTTTCCAAGAACCATTTCGCATGTAAAAGGTGAATTAACCTTGGAAGAAAAGCCACAACGTATTGCCAGTGTTGATATTATGATTACGGATTACTTACTGGCATTGGATGAAACGCCCATTGTGTCAGAGGGAGTAAGTACGAAACAGCGATCGGAAATTTTTGCTGAATATGCTGAAGGAAAAGACATCACAGATTTAGGTGGAAAAGTAAACATGGAAACCATTGTTGCTAAGGCTCCGGACGTCATGCTGATGAGTAGTGAAAGTAGAAAGGTAGAAAAATATGATACTTTCGAAGCGATCGCTCCTACGGCTGTCATTGATTTTTCAAGCGGCGTTCGCTCTCGACTGCAACAAGTTGCTGAACTTGTAGGGAAAGAAGAAAAAGCAGAAGAAATTCTTGCTACGTTTGATCAAAAAGTGACGCAAGCCAAATCTGTAGCAGAAGCTCATTCAAACGACACAGTGCTATTTTTGATTTCAAATGGTAAAGACTTTACGGTTATGCATCCTGATGAGTTTCCTGTCTATTATGAAGAAATTGGGTTAACTGCACCAGAAGGTCTACCGAGAGCAGAAAATGGACGAATCGGTATTGAAGCATTAACTACACTTGCTCCAGATCATATATTTATTGCAGAAAATCGGCGTAAAATGAATGCTGAAGATAAGCTGGGTTTAATTAACGTGTGGCAGGAAAACCCAGTGTGGCAAGGATTGAATGCGGTTGAAAATCATCAAGTGTATGTCGTTGATACGCTTGTGGGTGACACTTTCTTCCTAGGACAAGTAGCTGGAGTCGAAGCCATTATTGAGCATTTAGGTGAGTAA
- a CDS encoding FecCD family ABC transporter permease, with the protein MKEAQDLFQNKRRLYSLKVTIIVFLLVILSFVISLNSGTFQLSPLDVANTLMGEGTEQQGLVLFKLRLPRMVIAVLVGAGLAVSGAILQGISRNDLSDPGILGINAGAGLAVLLYVALVGSPSQQSIFLMPFLALVGAGCTALLIYLLSYKKSRGIAPTRLLLVGIAVAAGISAITIILTLKLDPRNLEFVVTWQMGDLWGSNWTFVLALLPWLVILLPYVYFKSQTLNLLNLHEHTASSLGVRIEKERLVLLGAAVGLAAASVAIGGGIGFIGLLGPHIARRMVGPQHQGMLPLTACVGALIVLTSDTIARTVMENTEIPVGVVISMLGAPYFLFLLMRTR; encoded by the coding sequence ATGAAAGAAGCACAGGATCTTTTCCAAAATAAACGTCGATTATATAGTTTGAAAGTAACGATTATCGTTTTTCTGCTAGTAATCCTATCATTCGTCATTAGCTTAAACTCTGGAACATTTCAGCTATCTCCACTTGACGTCGCGAACACATTGATGGGCGAAGGAACAGAGCAACAAGGGCTCGTTTTATTTAAATTAAGGCTTCCACGTATGGTGATTGCTGTTCTAGTTGGTGCAGGACTTGCGGTCTCAGGAGCGATTCTGCAAGGAATATCCAGAAATGATTTATCAGATCCGGGTATTCTTGGCATTAATGCAGGCGCAGGGTTAGCGGTATTACTTTATGTGGCTTTAGTCGGTTCTCCTTCCCAGCAATCCATTTTTCTGATGCCGTTTCTTGCACTTGTCGGCGCTGGCTGTACTGCACTATTAATATACTTGTTAAGTTATAAAAAGTCGCGGGGAATTGCGCCGACCCGATTGCTGTTAGTCGGGATCGCAGTGGCTGCGGGTATCAGTGCGATTACTATTATCCTTACTCTGAAACTTGATCCGAGAAATCTAGAATTTGTTGTTACTTGGCAAATGGGGGATCTATGGGGTTCCAATTGGACATTTGTCCTTGCGTTGCTTCCGTGGCTCGTCATCTTGCTGCCATATGTTTATTTCAAGTCTCAGACATTAAATTTGTTGAACTTGCACGAGCATACGGCAAGCAGTCTTGGGGTACGGATTGAAAAAGAGCGGCTGGTTTTGCTCGGAGCTGCCGTGGGACTTGCAGCGGCAAGTGTCGCAATTGGGGGTGGAATTGGCTTTATTGGGCTCTTAGGTCCTCATATTGCCAGGCGCATGGTCGGTCCACAGCATCAAGGCATGTTACCTTTAACAGCTTGTGTCGGTGCACTTATTGTTTTAACGTCAGATACGATCGCGCGGACGGTGATGGAGAATACAGAAATCCCCGTGGGTGTGGTGATTTCGATGTTAGGTGCACCATATTTTCTATTTTTGTTAATGCGAACAAGATAA
- a CDS encoding AraC family transcriptional regulator, translating to MNGKESMNNVVFKVKQASLEPIIVSIPISQLQKGQGEHLLIYVIEGRLALKVNDMHIKVEKDCLVHIPAAHMQAAFVQLLSYQVQGYIVSFHYGALQWRHEQWRLVNYDKLEKIAVYKGSSMMKMLFQTIIEINSTNSQIAEETLKKIWTMAELQQKEVTKDLKDHATSVKKSVFTVQKYMQKHLSEKIQMADLAQQAGLSVSAFYASFKRYIGMSPLQYLTFLRIFESKKILFTTELVMEDIAKAVGYEDEYYFQRVFKKIIGMAPRQYRDALKKKVLVLSPALVSDYLLLSGGYHDIFTLPGHKEHHQSLLRSIPKLNFKLSEIQRLAPDLIIGTDAIHRDYKDLCQISPTQLLSEKKQNWKQQFIEFAQLFSVEVAAASWIKIYEETVDALKKTLAESMAGKTISAASISSSGMRVFGEKRRKVSSVLYTDLQLMPPSTLLNRTVINLDTFWHIKDYPSDHLLLFADEAYEEVIDDVKAFFPGTVHIFPTEPYLTYSATGHVYLLRELRSLL from the coding sequence ATGAATGGAAAAGAGAGTATGAATAATGTTGTTTTCAAAGTAAAGCAGGCTTCACTCGAGCCAATCATTGTGTCAATACCAATATCTCAATTACAAAAAGGTCAAGGTGAGCACTTACTCATTTATGTGATAGAAGGTCGGTTGGCTCTTAAGGTTAATGATATGCATATAAAGGTGGAGAAAGATTGTCTTGTACATATACCAGCAGCACATATGCAAGCTGCTTTTGTTCAACTTTTATCTTATCAGGTTCAAGGGTATATCGTGTCATTTCACTATGGAGCTCTACAATGGCGTCATGAGCAATGGCGATTGGTGAATTATGACAAATTAGAGAAGATTGCAGTTTACAAAGGCTCATCTATGATGAAAATGCTCTTTCAAACTATAATCGAAATAAATTCCACAAATAGCCAAATCGCGGAAGAAACATTAAAAAAAATATGGACGATGGCTGAACTACAACAAAAAGAAGTGACAAAAGATCTAAAAGATCACGCCACCTCTGTGAAAAAATCAGTTTTTACCGTGCAAAAATATATGCAAAAGCATTTGTCAGAAAAAATACAAATGGCTGATCTTGCACAACAGGCTGGACTCAGTGTTTCTGCTTTTTATGCTTCATTTAAAAGATATATCGGAATGTCCCCTTTACAGTACTTAACCTTTTTAAGAATATTTGAATCCAAAAAAATATTGTTTACAACAGAATTGGTAATGGAGGACATCGCTAAAGCTGTTGGTTACGAGGATGAGTATTATTTTCAGAGGGTCTTTAAAAAAATAATCGGAATGGCGCCCAGGCAATATCGAGATGCCTTAAAGAAAAAGGTACTCGTTCTCTCTCCAGCATTGGTCAGTGATTATTTACTGCTAAGTGGTGGATATCATGACATTTTTACATTGCCAGGCCATAAAGAGCACCATCAAAGTCTCCTGCGTTCCATTCCAAAGTTAAACTTTAAGTTGAGTGAAATTCAGCGCCTCGCACCTGATTTAATTATTGGGACGGATGCTATACACCGGGATTACAAAGATCTATGTCAAATCTCACCAACACAGCTTCTTTCTGAGAAGAAGCAGAACTGGAAGCAGCAGTTTATCGAGTTTGCTCAGTTATTTTCTGTAGAAGTAGCAGCAGCCTCGTGGATTAAAATATATGAGGAAACGGTTGATGCACTAAAAAAAACGTTAGCAGAATCAATGGCTGGAAAGACCATTTCGGCTGCTAGTATTAGTAGTAGTGGGATGAGAGTATTTGGCGAGAAGCGTAGAAAAGTATCAAGTGTTTTATACACAGATTTGCAATTAATGCCTCCTTCGACTTTGTTAAATCGTACTGTCATTAACTTAGACACCTTTTGGCATATCAAAGATTACCCTAGTGATCATCTCTTATTATTTGCAGATGAGGCCTATGAGGAAGTCATTGATGACGTGAAAGCCTTTTTTCCCGGAACCGTTCACATATTCCCGACAGAGCCGTATCTAACTTACTCCGCAACTGGGCATGTATATTTGTTGCGTGAATTAAGAAGTCTACTCTAA
- a CDS encoding FecCD family ABC transporter permease, with translation MANMQMKEQVLTEKKTDVTGRSRPVAASVILLLGAIALLLIMVIAMMVGVREISWSTIWDAFASFSPANEEHQIIHNIRLPRVLAGALVGAGFAVAGAIMQGMTRNGLADPGLLGVNAGAGFVLVIVFAFFPDLPFEALIFFSFIGAGLGAGLVYGVASFSKGGLSPVKLVLAGAVISSLLSGMTQALTLIFQMTYDLAFWSAGGVSTAEWFQVSVMAPWMIGGMIVAMLISRYITILSLGEDVATGLGQRTKRIKAIGTMIVLILSGAAVSTVGGVGFIGLIVPHIIRFLVGVDYRWIIPCSAMVGALLVVIADLGAKTINMPYETPLGSIIAVLGVPFFLYLARKERNVL, from the coding sequence ATGGCAAATATGCAAATGAAAGAACAGGTTTTAACAGAGAAAAAGACAGATGTGACGGGGAGGTCAAGGCCAGTTGCGGCATCGGTCATTTTATTACTAGGTGCCATTGCACTCTTGTTGATTATGGTGATTGCTATGATGGTCGGTGTGCGTGAAATTAGCTGGTCAACGATTTGGGATGCTTTTGCATCATTTTCTCCAGCAAATGAGGAACATCAAATCATTCACAATATCCGCTTGCCTAGAGTTTTAGCTGGAGCACTTGTGGGAGCAGGTTTTGCAGTTGCTGGTGCTATTATGCAAGGGATGACTAGAAATGGTTTAGCTGATCCTGGTTTGTTAGGTGTAAATGCAGGAGCAGGTTTTGTTCTTGTTATCGTTTTTGCTTTTTTTCCAGATCTTCCATTCGAGGCTTTAATTTTTTTCTCTTTTATTGGCGCTGGTCTCGGTGCCGGTCTCGTCTATGGAGTTGCATCTTTTTCAAAAGGCGGTCTATCGCCAGTTAAGCTTGTGCTTGCAGGTGCTGTAATTAGCTCGTTGTTGTCGGGAATGACTCAGGCACTGACATTAATTTTTCAAATGACGTATGATCTAGCTTTTTGGTCAGCCGGAGGAGTGTCTACAGCAGAATGGTTTCAAGTTTCTGTCATGGCACCGTGGATGATTGGCGGCATGATCGTCGCAATGTTAATTTCTCGATATATCACCATTTTGAGTCTCGGGGAAGATGTAGCAACAGGATTGGGGCAAAGGACGAAGCGGATTAAAGCGATCGGTACAATGATTGTTCTTATTCTTTCAGGTGCAGCTGTATCTACTGTAGGCGGAGTAGGTTTTATTGGATTAATCGTTCCGCATATTATAAGGTTTTTAGTCGGTGTTGATTATCGTTGGATTATACCTTGTTCGGCAATGGTTGGCGCGTTGTTGGTTGTTATTGCTGATCTAGGTGCAAAAACGATTAATATGCCGTATGAAACGCCCTTAGGATCAATTATCGCTGTGCTTGGTGTTCCTTTCTTTTTATATTTAGCCCGGAAAGAAAGGAATGTATTGTAA
- a CDS encoding ABC transporter ATP-binding protein, with amino-acid sequence MLKTEALSIGYHEKIIVKGLDISIPRGKMTALVGANGSGKSTILKAMARLLKPKSGHVYLDGKQIYKQSTKEVAKTLAILPQNPIAPEGLTVAELVTYGRAPHQNGFGSLTKGDKKMIHWAIEMTGMYDFALRPIDQLSGGQRQRAWIAMALAQDTEVLFLDEPTTFLDMAHQLEVLNVLQKMHREEKRTVVMVVHDLNHASRYAHHIIGIKDGHVVKTGTPKEVMTQNVLENIFGIKSDIIYDPRNGQPLCLPYALSTEERNESTESL; translated from the coding sequence GTGTTAAAAACCGAAGCCTTGTCTATTGGCTATCATGAAAAAATTATTGTAAAAGGCCTGGATATTTCCATTCCGAGGGGAAAAATGACTGCGCTTGTCGGAGCGAATGGTTCAGGGAAATCGACGATCTTAAAAGCCATGGCGCGATTGTTAAAGCCAAAAAGTGGTCATGTCTATCTAGACGGGAAGCAAATATATAAACAGTCAACCAAAGAGGTGGCTAAAACACTCGCAATTCTGCCGCAAAACCCAATTGCACCAGAAGGTCTCACAGTTGCGGAGCTTGTCACTTACGGGCGTGCACCTCATCAAAATGGGTTTGGTTCACTAACGAAAGGCGATAAAAAAATGATTCATTGGGCGATTGAGATGACAGGGATGTATGATTTTGCATTGCGGCCTATTGATCAACTTTCAGGCGGCCAGAGGCAGCGCGCTTGGATTGCGATGGCACTTGCCCAAGATACCGAAGTTCTTTTTTTAGACGAACCGACGACCTTTTTAGACATGGCTCATCAGCTTGAAGTGTTAAATGTACTTCAAAAGATGCATCGAGAGGAAAAGCGGACGGTTGTCATGGTTGTTCATGATTTAAACCACGCCAGCCGATATGCTCATCATATCATCGGCATAAAGGACGGTCATGTCGTAAAAACAGGCACACCTAAAGAAGTCATGACACAGAATGTGTTGGAAAATATATTCGGTATAAAAAGCGATATTATTTATGATCCAAGAAATGGCCAGCCGCTTTGCTTGCCATATGCCTTAAGCACTGAAGAAAGAAATGAATCAACGGAATCATTATGA
- a CDS encoding GNAT family N-acetyltransferase, which yields MIRGQGQGKALMKLAEQTALKKGCNLILLETFKHPIFIKGVVMKC from the coding sequence ATGATTCGAGGCCAAGGACAAGGAAAAGCATTAATGAAGCTCGCTGAACAAACGGCGCTCAAAAAAGGGTGCAACCTGATCCTTTTAGAAACGTTCAAGCACCCGATTTTTATCAAAGGCGTGGTTATGAAGTGTTAG
- the smpB gene encoding SsrA-binding protein SmpB yields the protein MPKGEGSLVAQNKKARHDYSVEETFEAGLVLKGTEIKAIRAGRVNLKDSFARIESGEAFLHNMHISPYEQGNIHNHEPLRTRKLLLRRKQINQLTGAAQQQGYALVPLKLYIKNGYAKVLLGLAKGKKQHDKRETLKRKEAKRDIERAFKERQMS from the coding sequence ATGCCAAAAGGGGAAGGAAGTTTAGTGGCGCAAAATAAAAAAGCGCGTCACGATTATTCAGTTGAAGAAACCTTTGAAGCGGGCCTCGTTTTAAAAGGTACGGAGATCAAAGCCATCCGTGCCGGACGCGTCAACCTTAAAGATTCGTTTGCCCGGATCGAAAGTGGCGAGGCGTTTTTACACAACATGCATATTAGCCCGTATGAACAAGGTAATATTCACAACCATGAACCATTGCGCACAAGAAAGTTATTGTTAAGAAGAAAGCAGATCAACCAGCTCACTGGTGCAGCACAGCAACAAGGATATGCACTCGTACCACTCAAGCTTTATATTAAAAATGGATATGCCAAAGTGTTGCTTGGGTTAGCAAAAGGGAAGAAGCAGCACGATAAGCGCGAAACGTTAAAACGAAAAGAAGCAAAAAGAGATATCGAACGGGCGTTCAAGGAAAGACAAATGTCTTAA
- a CDS encoding DUF2334 domain-containing protein gives MLKWLVSLMITISVIINIPTIGNASSDEANTLLLYSVNTEKEMKEVRILDTLIGQFSTDMTVRAAEDFQTDEWNEYTHVIYYGVSEKKLPENVVRAAENYQGAFFALGHNYEQLNESFSFFAVSGETLVSGFQLPQTDHVFTMQEDRIIFQLDVQSQATVFIQGIHDEEKDIPMLVGSGKHYYFAGQTLFDPFGKGVGEFLNTFYNDTEGKKVRYLRLEDIHPRVDPHQLRAVADYLKDKDIPYMVAVIPVYVDGENTFHFSDATRLVDTLQYMQRNGASIVLHGYRHQYRTSETGEGFEFWDVENDRPIYQGQEDPILLKEDFTSEKEYQAFIEEGRAFERTYTIDAITNGVKELVAHDLYPLAFEAPHYTMSQQGYEVLADHFSTYVGRLQLTDVTWKGAYAPSSKSKPSFLHGMTLYPETIGHIEESNKEASQEQMVQNIIDQQKLTKSYIAGFYHPYLGLDSLKEVVTHLESIENAEWLDLKAEENSVHVEGVAIESKAGEIDIEKEWITGDYEQAIFVQISLNGVFQSFS, from the coding sequence ATGTTGAAATGGCTAGTCAGCCTTATGATCACGATCAGTGTGATCATAAATATACCTACGATAGGAAATGCTTCATCAGACGAAGCGAATACATTACTATTATACAGTGTGAATACGGAAAAAGAGATGAAGGAAGTTCGCATATTAGACACATTGATTGGACAGTTTTCGACGGATATGACTGTCCGAGCCGCTGAAGATTTCCAGACAGACGAATGGAATGAATATACTCACGTGATTTATTATGGGGTTTCTGAAAAGAAATTGCCCGAGAATGTCGTACGAGCTGCTGAAAATTATCAAGGCGCTTTCTTTGCCCTCGGTCATAATTACGAGCAGCTTAATGAGTCATTTTCGTTCTTTGCTGTGAGTGGGGAAACATTAGTTAGTGGATTTCAACTGCCACAAACCGACCATGTATTCACGATGCAAGAAGATCGGATTATCTTTCAATTAGATGTGCAATCGCAAGCAACGGTGTTTATACAGGGCATTCATGATGAAGAGAAAGACATCCCAATGCTCGTAGGTTCAGGGAAGCACTACTACTTTGCCGGGCAGACCTTGTTTGACCCATTTGGAAAGGGTGTCGGCGAATTTCTAAATACCTTTTATAATGACACCGAAGGAAAAAAGGTCCGTTACTTGCGCCTTGAGGACATTCATCCGCGGGTCGATCCACATCAGCTAAGGGCAGTGGCTGATTATCTGAAGGACAAGGATATTCCTTACATGGTTGCCGTCATTCCAGTTTATGTCGATGGGGAAAATACCTTTCATTTTTCGGATGCCACTCGTCTAGTAGATACACTGCAATATATGCAAAGAAACGGTGCAAGTATTGTTTTACACGGATACAGACACCAATATCGGACGTCAGAGACTGGCGAAGGCTTTGAATTTTGGGATGTAGAAAATGACCGTCCAATTTATCAAGGTCAAGAAGATCCGATTCTGCTGAAAGAGGACTTTACTTCAGAAAAAGAATATCAGGCGTTTATTGAAGAAGGCAGGGCGTTTGAACGAACCTACACGATTGATGCCATTACGAATGGTGTCAAGGAGCTCGTTGCCCATGATCTTTATCCACTGGCGTTTGAAGCGCCGCATTATACGATGTCCCAGCAAGGATATGAAGTGTTAGCGGACCATTTTTCTACCTATGTCGGTCGTCTGCAATTAACGGACGTTACGTGGAAAGGTGCTTATGCGCCTAGCTCCAAAAGTAAGCCGTCATTTTTGCACGGTATGACACTGTACCCTGAGACGATCGGGCATATTGAAGAAAGCAATAAGGAAGCTTCACAAGAGCAGATGGTGCAGAACATCATTGATCAGCAAAAATTAACGAAGTCTTACATTGCCGGTTTTTATCATCCTTATTTAGGTTTGGATAGTTTAAAAGAAGTCGTCACTCACTTGGAAAGCATTGAAAACGCTGAGTGGCTTGACTTAAAGGCTGAAGAGAACAGCGTGCATGTAGAGGGCGTTGCGATTGAGTCAAAAGCAGGGGAAATTGATATCGAAAAAGAATGGATTACAGGGGATTATGAACAGGCTATTTTTGTACAAATCTCATTAAATGGGGTGTTCCAGTCGTTCTCATAA